The Deltaproteobacteria bacterium genomic interval AGAGCGCGGGAACGACCCTGTCCGTGGCAATGACGGGGGTCGGGTTCAGGACATGGATCACGTGAACCGGCAGGCCGCCCAGCGACCGTTGCAGGTCGTTAGCCCAGCACAGTGCTTTCGCGGACGCCGGTCCGAAATCGTACGGAACGAGGATTTGTGGCTGCATGGATGACTCCCGGGTGAAGCGGGCCGTGGATGGCTCCAGCCGTCCGGGCCCCGCCCTAGGAGATCGCTGCAATCGCCGCGCCCTTCTGGAGGGCGCCGGGAACGCGGCGACTCTCATGAAGCATCCCGACGCACGCGTTGCGTTTCCTGCAGGAAATGCGCGCGTGCGCGATGGCTCACCTGAGGAACGCGAGCTGGCGCACGTCTTGCTCCCGATTCCCAAAGCATGGAGACGGTGCTGGTGCACATCGCGCTGCTGGGGTGGGAATGACCATCATCTGTGTCGGGATTTCGCACAAGCAGGCGCCCATCGAGGTGCGCGAGCGACTCGTCGTTCGGTCTGAGGAGCTTCCCGGGCGGCTCCAGGCGCTCCGCCGTCTTCCAGGCCTGCGCGAAGTCTTCCTCCTTTCGACCTGCAACCGGCTGGAAGTCTTCGCCGCCGCGGATTCGCGCGACGCCGCCGAGAAAATCCTACAGAGCCTCGATCCGGTCGCCATCGTAGCCTGCCGGTTCGATGAGGACGCTCTGCGGCACTTGTTTCGCGTCGCCGCCAGCCTCGACTCGATGGTCGTGGGCGACGCCCAGATCCTCGGGCAGGTGAAGGAAGCGGCGGCGCAGGCGCAGCGCGCGGGAGCGCTCGGCCCCGAGCTGCAGCGGGCGATCGCGCGCGCGGTAGGCACAGCGAAACGAGTGCGCACCGAGACGGAGATTGCCCGCGGAGCGCTCTCGCTGAGCAGCGTGGCCGTGGAAGTGGCTCACAAGCTCCTGGGTGACCTCCGAGATCGTTCCATTGCGCTCATCGGCGCTGGGAAGATGGCGGAGCTCGCCGCCCGCGAGCTGCGAGCGCAGGGGGTAAAGGACCTTCTGGTCGCGAACCGAACGGGGCCCCGGGCAGAAGCGCTGGCTCGCGAAGCGGACGGCGTCCCCCTGCCGCTCTCCGATCTTCCGGTGCTTCTGGTGCGTGCCGATGTGGTCATCTGCTCGACAGGTTCCGCCGAGCACGTGGTGACGCGCGAGGCCGTAGCCGCTGCGCTGAAAGGACGCCGGCACCGGCCACTGTTCCTCGTCGATCTCTCCGTCCCCCGCAACGTAGACCCGGCGGCGAACGACCTCGACAACGTCTACGTCTACGACTTGGATGACCTGGAGCGGGTCGCGAGGCAGAACCGGACACTGCGCGGGGCGCAGATCGGCAGGGCCGAGAAGATCGTCGAGGAAGAGCTGCGCGCCTTCATGGCGCAGGCACACGAGCGCGACGCCGTTCCGGTGCTCGCCCGGCTGCGTGCGCATGGTGAAGCAGTGGCGCGCATGGAAGCGGAGAGGACGCTGGCCGCGGCCCTGCGTGGGCTGGATGACCGGCAACAGAAGACCGTGCGCGCGATGGCGTCTGCCATCGTCAACAAGCTGCTGCACGGTCCGACTGCGCGTCTGCGGAACGAGGCTGGTCGCGGACCGCTGGCCGAGGCGGCAGCCGCGCTCTTCGGCCTCGAAGAACCATCGCAGTCCCAACCGGAAGCTGTCGTCCTGTCGCTGGCAGGAAACGGCTAATGCCACGCATCGCCTGGATGCACGAACGTCGTGGAGAGGTGAGAGATGGAACTGACCAATGAGGAACGGAGGCACATCCTGCGCATGCAGCACGCCCATCTTCGCCGGACGATCAAGGCGGCGCAGATGGCTGCGCGCGGCGCGCTGGCAGGGATGGCATCCGCCGGAGAGCTCCAAGTCGCAGTGAGCGCGCTCGAGCGCGAGCTTCTTGCTCACCTTGCCGAGGAGGAGCGGTTGCTCGAACCGATTCTCGCCAAGCTCGACGCGTGGGGGCCCGTCCGCCTTTCCCTGCTTCGCGCCGAACATGCCCACCAGCGGGCCGTGCTTGCGGTGCTGACCGGACGGTCGGCGTGGCCGGCCAGCTGGCTGGTCGCGGGCAGGACGTTGTCGATGTGCGACGATCTGATCACCGACATGGAGTTCGAGGATCGCGAGCTGCTGGACGAGAAATTGCTGCGCGATGACTTGATCCTGCTGGACGCCAGCGACGCCTGACGGTCAGCTGAGGACTTTGAGGAGCGCGCGCAAGGCGTCCGAGCGGGTGAAAATGCCAATCACGCGGCCGCGCTCGACTACCAAGGCAGACCCATACTTGTTCGCCAGCATTTCCTGCACCACGGCACGCACTCGGGCGCCGGGGACGACGGCGAACGGGCTTTCGGTCATCGCTTCGGACACGGGTTCCTTCGCAGGATCGACGCTCTTGAGGGTCTCGAGAAGATAGAGATCGCGTTCGGAGACGAGCCCCACCACCTGATCGCCCTTGAGCACGGGCAGGTGCCGCACGTTGCGCATGCGCATGAGCTTGTGGGCCTCGCGCAACGGCTCGTCGAGCTGGATGCAGCACGGGTCGGCGGTCATGAGATCGGCGACTTTCATCGGACCGCCATGCACGCCATGCAGAAACGCGCCTGCGGGACGGCCCATAGCCGCAGCTCGCCGACCGGTCCTGAACAGCGCTCGCACCTGCCGTAGGTTCCGATCGAGATCCGCAGCAGCGCAGCCTCTACCTCGGCGAGGTCGATGGTTTCGGCGCTCCGAAGCGCCTGCAGGACGTCGTGTGCTTCGAGGTCCGCGGCGCCGTCGGGGTGACACACCGCCTGCAGCTCTTCCTCGCTGCGCTCCAAGCGGGCCGCGACGGCGCCGATCTGCTCTTTGCGCGCCAGCAAGGCCTTGCGCGCAAGCCTTGCGCTGCGGATCTCGGGAACCCGTACCATCGCGTCCTCTGTCTCCTGCCCTCGCAAAAACCGTTCCACGCGGACGGTGATTGCTCCAATCATGTGCAGGACTTGCGTAGCATGGCTGCGGAGTTGCAAAACGATACCGTCATGCCGGAATCCCTCTTCGAGGAACTGAAGCGATACGTCGGATTCGGCGTCACCGACGAGCAGGCGCTGCGCACGCTGCATCCCGTCGCGCGTCCGCACTTCGATCGCATCAGCGAGGTGTTCTACCAGCGCATCCTCGAACACGAGGCGGCGAGGAAGGCCCTGGTCGAGGGCGAGAGCATGGTCGGCCGCCTTCGTCACACGCTTGTGGCATGGATGGACAAGCTCCTGACCGGTCCCTGGGACCAGGAATACTACGAGCTGCGCGCCCGCATCGGCCGCAAGCATGTCGACATTGCGTTGCCCCAACACTACATGTTCGGCGCGATGAACGTTCTGCGGCAGGAGCTGAACGCGCTGATCGACATTTCGTTCATCGCCGATGCAGGTCAGCTGCGCAATGTCCGGCTTGCGGTGGGCAAGATCCTCGATCTCGAGCTCGCCATCATGTTGCACACGTATCGTGAGGATCTTCTCTCGCAGCAGGCGCGCAGCGAGCGGCTCTCCACGTTCGGGCAGCTCGTCGGTTCCATCGGCCATGAGCTCCGCAACCCGCTCGGCGTGATCGAGAGCAGCCTCTATATCCTCCGCGGCAGGGTCGGCGCCGGCGACGAGCGGGCTACCAAGCACGTCGATCGCATCACCGAACAGCTGGGCATCGCCAACACCATCATCACCGACCTCCTGGATATGANNNNNNNNNNNNNNNNNNNNNNNNNNCGACGTGGTCGAAGCGGCTGCCCTGCAGCTGCACCTCCCCCTCGGCCTGGAGCCGCTCGCGCATCTTCCCACGGTTCGCGGCGACCCGTCCCAGCTCCGCCAGGTCTTCGTCAACCTGCTCCAGAACGCGCAGCAGGCAGCCGGGCCCGCTGCAGCCGTTACAGTCGACGCACAGGCCGGTCCAGCCGAAGTTGCCGTCGGGGTCTCGGACGACGGACCCGGTGTCGATTCCTCGGTGCGCGCGCGGCTCTTCGAGCCGCTGGTGACCACCCGCCAGAAGGGAATTGGCCTCGGGCTGGCGCTCGTCAAACGCATCGTCGAGAGGCACGGCGGGAGCGTGACTTATGAGCCACGAGGAAAAGGTGCTCGATTCGTGGTCCGGCTGCCGCGGAGCGAGCAATGAGAAAGTACCTGGTCGTCGACGACAACCGTGCCTTCGCGGAGAACGTGGCGGAGATCCTCCGGGATGAGGGGGCGGACGTCACCATCGCCGATGGGGGTCTACAGGCGCTGGAGCTCGCGCAGCGTTCCCGCTTCGATGCGCTCGTTACCGACATGCGCATGCCCGTGATGAGCGGCGCGCGTCTGGTGCACGAGATCAGAGGGGTCGACCCCGGGTTGCCGGCGATCGTGATCACCGCTTACACCGGAGAGAACGATCTGCTCGCCGCGAGGGAGGAAGGTCTGCTTGCCGTGTTGCCGAAACCCGCGCCCCTCGACAGGCTGGTCGAGCTCCTCCGCACCGCTCGGCGAGATGGCCTCGTCGCAGTCATCGAGGATGATTCCGCGTTGGCCGACAATCTCACCGAGGCGCTCCGGGACCGGGGGTTCTCCGCGGTCACCGCCAGATCCGTGACCGAGACAGATCGCCTGGGCGGAGTGCGCCCGTTCGCGGCCCTCGTGGACTTGCGGATGCCCGGCGCTCCGGACGGCGCGGCCTTGCATCGCCTCATGGACAGATTCCCGAATCTTCCGGTCCTGGTGATGAGCGCGCATGCCGACGCGCTCGCCCACGCCCGGGGGGTGCGTTGCTACACCAAGCCGATGGATACAGGCGAGGTGCTGAAAGCGGTGGAGGAGCTGTGGCGCTGACGCCGCGCGTTCTGCTCGTCGATGACAACGCGGCACTGGTCGACAATCTCCGCGAGACGCTGGAAGACGAGGGCTATACCGTGGCCAGCGCCGGCGCGGTCGCCCAGGCGCTGAAGGTGGCTGCCCCCGGGTTCGACGTGGCCTTGGTCGATTTGAAACTTCCCGACGGCGACGGAACCGCATTGACGGAACAGCTGCGCCGCGAGCATCCCGACGCCGCGATTGTCATGCTCACCGGAAACGCGACGGTGGAGACGGCAGCCGCCGCGGTACGGTCAGGCGCCTTCGCCTATCTGGTCAAGCCCTGCAGCACTCCCAACCTGCTCCTGACGCTGGAGCAGGCGCTACGCCACGTGCGTCTGCAGGCCGAGAAGCGCGAGCTGGCGCGGCGCGCCAACGTCGCGGAAAAGCTCGCAGCGGTGGGCACCATGACGGCGGGCCTGTCCCATGAGATCCGCAATCCGCTCAACGCGGCGTCACTCCAACTGGCGGTGCTCGAGCGCCGGGTTCGCAAGCTCCCCCGGAGCGATCAGGTTCCGCTGCTCGAGCCGCTCGAGTTGGTGCGCGACGAGATCGCGCGCCTCGAGCACCTGCTGCAGGACTTCCTGCAGTTCGCCAGGCCCCGCGAGCTGGACCCGCTCCCGCTGCCTCTCGAACCCATGATTGCAGCGGTGACGGATCTGCTCGC includes:
- a CDS encoding CBS domain-containing protein, whose amino-acid sequence is MRALFRTGRRAAAMGRPAGAFLHGVHGGPMKVADLMTADPCCIQLDEPLREAHKLMRMRNVRHLPVLKGDQVVGLVSERDLYLLETLKSVDPAKEPVSEAMTESPFAVVPGARVRAVVQEMLANKYGSALVVERGRVIGIFTRSDALRALLKVLS
- a CDS encoding response regulator, which encodes MRKYLVVDDNRAFAENVAEILRDEGADVTIADGGLQALELAQRSRFDALVTDMRMPVMSGARLVHEIRGVDPGLPAIVITAYTGENDLLAAREEGLLAVLPKPAPLDRLVELLRTARRDGLVAVIEDDSALADNLTEALRDRGFSAVTARSVTETDRLGGVRPFAALVDLRMPGAPDGAALHRLMDRFPNLPVLVMSAHADALAHARGVRCYTKPMDTGEVLKAVEELWR
- a CDS encoding response regulator, with the protein product MALTPRVLLVDDNAALVDNLRETLEDEGYTVASAGAVAQALKVAAPGFDVALVDLKLPDGDGTALTEQLRREHPDAAIVMLTGNATVETAAAAVRSGAFAYLVKPCSTPNLLLTLEQALRHVRLQAEKRELARRANVAEKLAAVGTMTAGLSHEIRNPLNAASLQLAVLERRVRKLPRSDQVPLLEPLELVRDEIARLEHLLQDFLQFARPRELDPLPLPLEPMIAAVTDLLAGDAERRGVRLERELASDLPRILGEDEKLRQVLMNLTLNALEATPAGGRVRITARTRQEEIWVAIEDSGTGIDPQIRQRIFEPFFSTKASGSGLGLPIVHAIVTQHGGAVGVDDSPLGGARFWFTLQRAV
- a CDS encoding glutamyl-tRNA reductase; this translates as MTIICVGISHKQAPIEVRERLVVRSEELPGRLQALRRLPGLREVFLLSTCNRLEVFAAADSRDAAEKILQSLDPVAIVACRFDEDALRHLFRVAASLDSMVVGDAQILGQVKEAAAQAQRAGALGPELQRAIARAVGTAKRVRTETEIARGALSLSSVAVEVAHKLLGDLRDRSIALIGAGKMAELAARELRAQGVKDLLVANRTGPRAEALAREADGVPLPLSDLPVLLVRADVVICSTGSAEHVVTREAVAAALKGRRHRPLFLVDLSVPRNVDPAANDLDNVYVYDLDDLERVARQNRTLRGAQIGRAEKIVEEELRAFMAQAHERDAVPVLARLRAHGEAVARMEAERTLAAALRGLDDRQQKTVRAMASAIVNKLLHGPTARLRNEAGRGPLAEAAAALFGLEEPSQSQPEAVVLSLAGNG